The Thamnophis elegans isolate rThaEle1 chromosome Z, rThaEle1.pri, whole genome shotgun sequence genome contains a region encoding:
- the LOC116521441 gene encoding olfactory receptor 14C36-like yields MTNHTSVRYFVLMGFSDDWNLQILHAVVFLFVYLITLMGNCFILMAVAFDQHLHSPMYFFLANLSLVDICSICTTVPKSIVISLTNNKEISFGGCVTQVFFMVTFVGSELTLLTTMAYDRYVAICNPLQYKIIMNWNACIQMAVANWICNLIHAVLETGITFRLNFCNSNMIGQYFCDIPQLQKISCTDIKVNQILILVLGFFFDSFCFALIFASYGYIFSTIIKMPLVQSRHKVFSTCTPHLTVFSVFIVTAVFSYMRPKSLSSSTVDLLSAIFYTILPPILNPIIYSLRNKDIQNAVLKLLQNVIYCMN; encoded by the coding sequence ATGACCAACCACACTTCCGTGAGATATTTTGTTCTCATGGGATTTTCAGATGACTGGAATTTGCAAATTTTACATGCTGTGGTATTTCTCTTTGTTTACTTAATAACTTTAATGGGGAATTGTTTCATTTTAATGGCAGTAGCATTTGATCAACATCTCCACAGTCCAATGTATTTCTTTTTGGCAAACCTTTCCTTGGTAGATATTTGTTCTATCTGTACCACAGTTCCCAAATCGATAGTTATATCTCTGACAAACAACAAAGAAATTTCTTTTGGTGGATGTGTCACACAGGTCTTTTTCATGGTTACATTTGTTGGTAGTGAGCTGACTTTGTTAACTACTATGGCTTATGACCGTTACGTGGCCATCTGTAACCCTCTGCAGTATAAGATAATCATGAACTGGAATGCCTGCATTCAAATGGCAGTTGCCAACTGGATTTGCAACCTGATCCATGCAGTGCTGGAAACAGGGATCACCTTTAGATTAAATTTCTGTAACTCAAATATGATTGGCCAATATTTCTGTGACATTCCTCAGTTACAAAAGATTTCTTGCACTGATATAAAAGTCAATCAAATTCTGATACTTGTACTTGGGTTCTTTTTCGACTCTTTTTGTTTTGCACTCATCTTTGCTTCTTATGGTTACATCTTCTCCACCATAATTAAAATGCCATTGGTCCAAAGCCGACATAAAGTTTTTTCAACTTGCACTCCTCACTTGACTGTTTTTTCTGTATTCATAGTCACAGCTGTGTTTTCATACATGAGGCCAAAATCACTTTCGTCTTCTACAGTGGATTTGCTTTCCGCTATTTTTTATACCATTTTGCCACCAATTTTGAATCCCATTATTTATAGCCTCAGAAATAAAGACATCCAAAATGCTGTTTTGAAACTACTGCAAAATGTCATATACTGTATGAATTGA
- the LOC116521442 gene encoding olfactory receptor 14A16-like: MNNHSTVTEFVLMGFSDDPDLQMLHSVMFLIVYITALMGNCLIISAVAIDHHLHSPMYFFLVNLSLLDICSISTTVPKSIAVSLTNNKGIPFAGCVTQIFLMVMFVGGELALLTIMAYDRYVAICHPLQYKLIMNWNACVQMVAISFTCNLIHAVIETSMTFQLNFCLSNTIGQYFCDIPQLQKISCTCTKINQMLIFVLGFILDSFIFAFIFASYAYIFFAVMKMPTVKSRHKVFSTCTPHLTVFSLFIITAVFSYMRPKSLSTPSVDLISAVLYTALPPVLNPIIYSFRNKDLQKALMKIVKKIRIT, translated from the coding sequence ATGAACAACCACTCTACAGTGACAGAGTTTGTTCTGATGGGATTTTCTGATGACCCAGATTTGCAAATGTTGCATTCTGTGATGTTTCTTATTGTTTACATAACAGCCTTAATGGGAAATTGTCTCATTATATCAGCAGTGGCTATTGACCACCATCTTCATAGTCCAATGTACTTCTTTTTGGTCAATCTTTCCCTTTTAGATATTTGTTCCATCTCCACAACAGTTCCAAAATCCATAGCTGTTTCATTGACAAACAACAAAGGGATTCCCTttgctggatgtgtcacacagaTCTTTTTAATGGTCATGTTTGTTGGTGGTGAGCTTGCTCTGTTAACTATCATGGCTTATGACCGTTATGTAGCCATCTGCCATCCTCTGCAATATAAGCTAATAATGAACTGGAATGCCTGCGTTCAAATGGTAGCAATCTCCTTCACATGCAATCTGATCCATGCTGTAATAGAAACCAGTATGACCTTTCAATTAAATTTTTGTTTGTCCAACACAATTGGCCAATATTTCTGTGATATTCCTCAGTTACAAAAGATTTCTTGCACATGTACAAAAATCAATCAAATGTTGATCTTTGTTCTTGGGTTCATTTTGGACTCATTTATTTTTGCATTCATATTTGCTTCCTATGCCTATATCTTCTTTGCAGTGATGAAAATGCCAACAGTTAAAAGCAGGCATAAAGTGTTTTCGACCTGCACTCCCCACCTaactgttttttctttatttatcatCACAGCTGTATTTTCCTATATGAGACCCAAATCACTTTCTACTCCTTCTGTAGACTTGATTTCTGCTGTTTTATACACTGCTTTGCCACCCGTTTTGAATCCTATTATTTATAGCTTTAGAAACAAGGACCTACAAAAGGCTCTCATGAAAAtagtgaaaaaaataagaattacatAA